TGGAAATAAACAATTCGTGAATGCTCGAGGAAACGGTCCACTATGCTGATAACCCGGATATTCTCGCTTAAACCCGGCACTCCGGGACGCAGGCAGCATACCCCGCGTACGATCAGCTCGATCTTAACGCCCGATTGCGATGCCTCGTACAGTTTATCGATCATTTCCTGGTTTGATAAGCTGTTCATTTTTGCGATGATTTTGGCCGGCTTTCCCTCGGAGGCGTGTTCTTTCTCCCGCTCGATCAAACTGAACAGCTTTTGCTTCAAATCGGTGGGAGCGACGCCGAACGCCTTCCAATCATACGGCGAGGAATAACCGGTTACCTCATTGAAAAGCGCCGAGGCGTCCGCCCCGATGACAGGATGGGACGTGAACAACCCGATATCCGTGTACAGCTTTGCCGTGTTCCCGTTGTAATTGCCTGTGCCGACATGAACGTATCGGCGGAGCATCTGCTGCTCGCGGCGGACGACAAGTGTGATTTTCGCATGCGTCTTGAGTCCGACCAGGCCATACACGACGTGACAGCCGGCTTTCTCAAGCTGGCGTGCCCAAGCGATGTTGCGCTCTTCGTCAAAACGGGCCTTCAGTTCGACAACGACCGTTACCTGTTTACCGGCCTCTGCCGCCTTCGCGAGCGCCTGCACGAGTTCTGATTGACCGCTAACGCGGTAAAGCGTCATCTTGATCGCCAGCACGTCCGGATCATGCGCCGATTCCGTTACAAAATCATTGACGGAATCGAATGACTCATACGGGTGATAAACCAGGACATCGCGTTCGCGAAGGAGTGCGAACAGGTCGTCTTCTTCCTCGAATTCCAGAGGATAGACAGGTTCCATCCGCTCGAACCGCAGCGATTCATAACCCTGCAGAGTACCTGTAAAGCGCATTAAAAAGCTTAAGTCGAGCGGGCCGTCGATCTCGATCATATTATCGCCCTGCTCCAATTCCTCTTTAAGCATTTGAAGCGCATAGGGATGCATGCCTTTACCGTATTCCAGCCGGACCGGCAATCCCCACCTGCGGCGGCGGATCTCTTTCTCGATCTCTTCTAGCAGATCTTCGGCACCTTCTTCGTTCAAGGTCAAATCCGCGTTGCGCGTCAAACGAAACGGATGGACGGCGATCGTCGTATAACCGTAGAACAGTGTATTGATATGACGCTCAATCAGCTCTTCAAGCAGTACAAATTCGTTTTTTTTGCTGTTCGTCCGGCCGGGTACGGATACGAATCGCTGTAATATCGAAGGCACCTGTACGATAGCGAAAAAAGGTTCTTCTTCCGGCGGCATATTCTCCCGGCCCAGCAGAACGGCAAGATAGATTTCCTTCGTGTGCAATAACGGGAACGGCCTGCTTTGATCCACCGCCATCGGAGTAAGTACCGGAAATACGATTTCATGAAAATACTCATCGACGGCCTTCTCTTGCGAAGCGCTCAGCTCATCGAGCGAACGAAAGGCAATGCCTTCTTTGGCAAGACCGCGAAGCACCTCCCGGTATGTCCGATATTGATCCGTGACCATTTGCGCCGTACGCTTCATAAGACGTCTCCACAAGCCGGCGGGAGTGTACCCGGTAAAATCCATTTTTGTATAGCCTGCTTTGATTTGATCCTGTATGCCCGCCACACGAACACTCATAAACTCGTCCAGGTTGCTGGATACGATAGCGAGAAACTTGGCCCGCTCCAGGAGCGGATTATCCGGATCCTGCGCCTCTTCGAGCACTCTGCGGTTAAATTCGATCCAGCTTAAATCGCGGTTGACGTACCGGGACATATGCTTGTTCATTGCGCAATCCTCCTGTTAAAAGAACACGGTTGTCCCCATTATGCGGCATTTCTATTAGTTAAATGTTAATGGATTGTAAATGGCACGTAAAGATACGGCTCGTTACTGTGTATTGTTGGTAAACAAAAGTTGTCATGATACAATAACGAACAGGAGGGATGTACATGGATCGTGCGATTTGGAGACGAATCGGACGCGCTCTGATCGTGTTTCTCGGCATTATCTCGCTCATACTCGCCATTATTTATCTGACGCCGCTCGTCTATCCGTTCATTATCGGATGGGTGCTCGCTTACGCAATCAATCCCATTGTGAATGGAATGAATCGAAAATTGAAGGTCCCCCGCTGGCTCGGCGTTGCTATCACCCTTCTTTTATTCGTGGTCTCCATGCTTACGATCGTCTCAGCGCTCGTTACCCGCATCGTCGTGGAAATTATCCATCTTTCCAAGTCGCTCGATTCTACGATCGTCTGGTGGCGAGATCAGTTCGAGCGGATTATCGCATCCCCTGAAATTCAAGGCTTCATAGAGAAACTCAACGCCTTTTACCAGAACAACCCGAATTATCAGCTGACAATCAATACCCGCATCTCGGACACAGCCAATATGCTGGCCAAAACAAGTTCAAATATTATCAACGATTTCTTGATCGGCATCGTCAATTTAATTTCCTCGCTGCCCAATATGGCGACAATAACCCTCGTGGTTCTGCTTGCCGCCTTCTTTATCGGAAAGGACTGGTACCGCCATGTCGATAAAATGGGCGAGTGGATTCCTACCGGAATCCGCAAGACGACAACCGTAGTCTGGAATGACCTCCTCAAAGCGTTATTCGGATATCTTCGCGCTCAATTTATAATGATATCGATAACGATGGTCGTCGTTACGATTGGGCTGCTTATTCTCGGCGTCAATTATGCGATTACGATCGGGATGCTTATCGGACTAGTGGATCTGCTGCCTTACCTTGGCGTCGGAGCGGCGATGATTCCATGGATAGCCTACACCTTCATATACGGAGATCTGTCGCTCGGCATTGGTTTGTCGGTGCTGTATGGTGTGATTCTTGTCGTTCGTTCCATGCTTGAGCCCAAAGTACTGGCCAGCAGCGTCGGCCTCGCTCCACTGCCAACGCTTATTGCGATGTTCGTGGGTCTCAAGCTATTTGGCGTACTAGGGCTAATTATCGGGCCGGTTTCGCTAGTTATTTTATCCACGATTCATCGAGCAAATGTGTTCAGGGATCTGTACTGGTATGTGGTGAGAGGGGCTAAAGCGCCCCCTAAATCCCCCTGAGGGAGTTCGCCCCCTAAATCCCCCGCTGGGGGACCCCGAGGGATCCCTCCCTCTGGACACCCGGATATTTGGCGGGGGACTTATTGCGGGGCTCCTTTGTATCTGCGTGCTGTTTACACGTTTTCGTCCCTTCGGGACACACTTTTACTTTTTCCGCTCCAAAGCTTTATGGACCCATAAAGAGGAAGATCCGGCTTGGCGACTCATTCCATTATTTCCTGCGGATGGTCAGGGAGCCGTTGCGCAGCTTGCGTTCGAGCCATTTCAGCATCATTGTCCTGTAGAACGGGCGGGTTAGCGGGAACAGCAGAGTTATCCCGACGATATCGGTGAAGAATCCCGGCATGAGCAGCAGCAGCCCGCCTATCAGCACGCATAAGCCGTTGAGCATCGCATGTCCGGGCGGTTCTCCCTTTTGCATTTGGGTCTGGACGTCAACCAGAGCCTTGCGTCCCTCCATTCTGGCCAATTGAGCGCCTGCGAAGCCCGTCAGAAGGATTAGGCCGAAGGTTGCCCAGCCTCCTATCATATGTCCTACCTGGATGATGCCCCACATTTCGATAGCCGGAATGATGATTATAGCCGCTATCAGCCATTTTAGCATGCCATGTACCCCCTTTATTATCGCGCATTAGCGCGCTGCCGCTTTTAATCTCTCATAGAGCTCCGGTATTGCCTTGTCCAGCCTCGAGGGCCTCCACTCGGCATTAACCCATACATGCCGCGTTCCGCCCTTTACAAGCAGCTCCCCAGGCGCCTCCGCGCCGCGCCACTCCGAAGGGACTGCTTCTTCTTCGCGAATTCTGCGCACTTCGGAACGAAAAGCCATCCGGATCGGGGAAAACTGCTCAATCGTTGTACATATAATGAGGAGGTCGTCATAGCGCGCGGGAGATAAGTAACTGCAATCGAGATCGATAACCGGCAGAAGCATCCCCCGCTTCTCTATACTTCTGTAAGACATGCCATAATGCCTGACGAGCTCAGTCCTTCCGATTTCGAACCAGGTCAAGTAATTGCCGTGAAAGACAACCCCCATCTGATCCGTCTCCTGATACCTTACTCTCAAGGAGTGCAGGTGCCAAAGCCTGTCCGTGACTGCCTCATTCATCCATAACACAACCTTTATCCGTTACTGCAAAAAATGGACAAGCCAAGCTGATTCAACTTATGTTTCGGATCGTTTGCAAACAGAAAGACAGGTAAAATTTATTCCTTCCGAGGTTGAACAAAAGCGACGGTGCCCGCGCACCATCGCTCAATTTGTTCGCACTATATGGAAATTACTGCCTACAGTACTTTTGCTTGTCCGGAGTAAATAACGCCCACTTCGGCGTAAACGGTGACTTCCATGCCGTCTTGAAGTATGTCCAAGGCGTTCTGTACGCCCAGAATAACCGGGATACCAAGGTTGATCGCAACGATCGCCGCATGGCTGGTTACTCCGCCCTGTTCGGTGATGACGGCTGCCGCTTTTTGAACCGCCGGCATATATTCCTTATCTGTCGATGTTGCAACAAGGATGGAGCCTTCCGTCGTCTTCGCGATCGCCTCTTCGGGAGTACGTGCAGTGACGATTTTACCGGTAGCGCTTTGACTGCCGATACCCTGCCCTTTAGCGAGCAGTTCGCCCACCGTATGGATTTTGATCAGGTTCGTCGATCCGGCACGCCCTACCGGCACGCCAGCCGTAATGATGACGGTGTCGCCGAGCTTAACAAGTCCGGAGTCTATACCGCCGCGAACCGCAATGTCGAACATTTCGTCGGTCGTCTCCGCAGAAACGCCTTTCACCGGAATAACGCCCCAAATAAGAGATAACCGGCGCATTACTTGCTCAACCGGCG
This is a stretch of genomic DNA from Paenibacillus sp. sptzw28. It encodes these proteins:
- the ppk1 gene encoding polyphosphate kinase 1, which translates into the protein MNKHMSRYVNRDLSWIEFNRRVLEEAQDPDNPLLERAKFLAIVSSNLDEFMSVRVAGIQDQIKAGYTKMDFTGYTPAGLWRRLMKRTAQMVTDQYRTYREVLRGLAKEGIAFRSLDELSASQEKAVDEYFHEIVFPVLTPMAVDQSRPFPLLHTKEIYLAVLLGRENMPPEEEPFFAIVQVPSILQRFVSVPGRTNSKKNEFVLLEELIERHINTLFYGYTTIAVHPFRLTRNADLTLNEEGAEDLLEEIEKEIRRRRWGLPVRLEYGKGMHPYALQMLKEELEQGDNMIEIDGPLDLSFLMRFTGTLQGYESLRFERMEPVYPLEFEEEDDLFALLRERDVLVYHPYESFDSVNDFVTESAHDPDVLAIKMTLYRVSGQSELVQALAKAAEAGKQVTVVVELKARFDEERNIAWARQLEKAGCHVVYGLVGLKTHAKITLVVRREQQMLRRYVHVGTGNYNGNTAKLYTDIGLFTSHPVIGADASALFNEVTGYSSPYDWKAFGVAPTDLKQKLFSLIEREKEHASEGKPAKIIAKMNSLSNQEMIDKLYEASQSGVKIELIVRGVCCLRPGVPGLSENIRVISIVDRFLEHSRIVYFHNGGDEEVYLSSADWMTRNLTRRIELMCPVFDVRLRKILMNILRLNLEDNIKSRELLPGGVYEPVRNELPPMRSQFEARNISNWKTYRYSGG
- the ytvI gene encoding sporulation integral membrane protein YtvI yields the protein MDRAIWRRIGRALIVFLGIISLILAIIYLTPLVYPFIIGWVLAYAINPIVNGMNRKLKVPRWLGVAITLLLFVVSMLTIVSALVTRIVVEIIHLSKSLDSTIVWWRDQFERIIASPEIQGFIEKLNAFYQNNPNYQLTINTRISDTANMLAKTSSNIINDFLIGIVNLISSLPNMATITLVVLLAAFFIGKDWYRHVDKMGEWIPTGIRKTTTVVWNDLLKALFGYLRAQFIMISITMVVVTIGLLILGVNYAITIGMLIGLVDLLPYLGVGAAMIPWIAYTFIYGDLSLGIGLSVLYGVILVVRSMLEPKVLASSVGLAPLPTLIAMFVGLKLFGVLGLIIGPVSLVILSTIHRANVFRDLYWYVVRGAKAPPKSP
- a CDS encoding FxsA family protein, translated to MLKWLIAAIIIIPAIEMWGIIQVGHMIGGWATFGLILLTGFAGAQLARMEGRKALVDVQTQMQKGEPPGHAMLNGLCVLIGGLLLLMPGFFTDIVGITLLFPLTRPFYRTMMLKWLERKLRNGSLTIRRK
- a CDS encoding thioesterase family protein; protein product: MNEAVTDRLWHLHSLRVRYQETDQMGVVFHGNYLTWFEIGRTELVRHYGMSYRSIEKRGMLLPVIDLDCSYLSPARYDDLLIICTTIEQFSPIRMAFRSEVRRIREEEAVPSEWRGAEAPGELLVKGGTRHVWVNAEWRPSRLDKAIPELYERLKAAAR